TCGGCCCCGAGTCAGGCCGAAAGTCCATTGAGTTTTCCCTTGCATCCTCCAAGCTTGACAAGAAGCCTGCCGACAGTTCCGGGATAGAAGTTTCGGACATGACAAAGGATGAAGAGAAACTTGCTCCGCCCGCTGACTCGACCAAGTTGTCGGACCCGGCCGTCCTTCAGTCCGAAGCAGATCCGGTAGTGACTGCAGGTGTCGTAACACCCAAAGCTCCGGAGCTCCCAACAAACCCGGAAACATCGGGCAGCGGAGACGAAAAATCAGCAAGGACTGCCGACACTGACAAGCAAGATGCGACATCCCAGGCTGGTCCTAGCGTCAAAATTGAAATCACCCCTGAGTCTGGGAGTAAGCCTGGTGAGGCTTCTACTGGCGAATCTGTCGATGGAGTTGCCGCCAATGGCACACCAAGCCCAGAgccagaaaagaagaagaaggcacACAGAGGAAGGCGAGGCGGCACTAAGCATCGTAAGAAGAAGCGTGAAGGATCTGTCTCTCGGGACGACGACCCTCCCCAGGCATCCGTCAGTGAGATCGTGGATAAAGCCAAGCAACTGGGTGACGCACCCCgtcgaatcgagcctgattTGCGTACCATCATCGACAATGTGCAAGATCTCACGGGCCCCATCTACAAGATGGGCAGCCTCGAGGTCAACGAGGACCAGCAGCTCGGTACAGGCAGTAACGGCACCGTCGTTTTTGCCGGGAAGTGGGATGGTCGTGACGTGGCAGTGAAGAGGATGCTCATCCAGTTCTACGACATAGCGTCTCAGGAAACCAGGTTGCTGAGGGAGAGTGATGATCACCCGAATGGTAGGTTCAGATTGTTCGCTTGGCACCGGTATGCACTAGTTTACTAACCCGTTGGGCAGTAATTCGGTACTATGCGCAACAATCACGTGACGCTTTCTTGTACATCGCCCTTGAGCTGTGCCAGGCATCTCTCGCCGAAGTGATTGAGAAGCCCGCATACTTCAAGAACCTGGCCCAAGCTGGCGAAAAAGACCTTCCCAACGTACTATACCAGATCACCAACGGTCTCAGTCATCTGCATTCCCTACGCATCGTTCATCGAGACCTCAAGCCTCAAAACATTCTCGTGAACATGGGCAAGGATGGAAAGCCACGATTGCTAGTCTCAGACTTTGGTTTGTGTAAGAAGCTTGAGGGTGGTCAGAGTTCGTTCGGCGCGACAACGGCACACGCTGCCGGTACCACGGGATGGAGAGCTCCCGAATTACTTCTCGACGATGACGCTCGTGACAACACAGCGACCATGGTGGACGCGAGCATGTCCTCGGCTCACAGCGGCTCCGGGAGCGTGCAAGGATCAAGCGATGTTCCCAACAGGCGAGCCACGCGTGCCATTGACATCTTTAGTCTCGGGCTGGTTTTCTTCTACGTCCTTACCAAGGGCTCGCACCCATATGATCGTGGCGACAGGTACATGAGGGAGGTCAACATCCGCAAGGGATCTTTTGATCTTTCTAGGCTGGAGGTCTTGGGCGACTACGCGATGGAGGCCAGGGATATTGTGGAACGAATGTTGAGCTTTGAGCCTAGCGAAAGACCGACAGCTCGTGATGTGATGCGGCACCCGTTCTTCTGGTCGGCCAAGAAGAGACTGGCGTTCCTTTGCGACGTTTCGGATCATTTCGAAAAGGAACCACGTGATCCACCAAGCTGGCCCCTCCAGATATTGGAAGAAGCCGCGCCCGACGTCATCACGTCTGGGGATTTCCTTCGACAGTTACCTAGAGAGTTTGTCGATTCGTTAGGAAAGCAACGGAAGTACACGGGATCAAGAATGTTGGATCTGCTAAGGGCGCTCCGCAACAAGAAGAACCACTACGAGGATATGCCCGAGTCGCTGAAGAAGACGGTTGGACCCTTGCCAGAAGGGTATCTGAGTTTCTGGACAAGACGGTTTGACACGCTGCTCATCAACTGCTGGAGGATCGTGATCGATTGTGGATGGGATGAGACGGATCGATTCCGAGATTATTATGATCTCCCAGGGACTTGATTGCGTCTGTAGCGTGGATCTTTTTGGCTGGCGAACTGTCAATTGAAAATGGTGTGCTAGGATGGGGCAGAGCTGCCAAGCAATGCCTAAATAGCGGTCAGTATGTATCCTTCGCCAGATTGGCTTGGTCAAAAAGCAAAGTTAAATGTCAATATCGTCGGTTTGCGTTAGCATCTGGTGACGATTGTGTCTCGCAAGGCTTTTGCGTATCCTGATGAAAACGTCAGTGGTATATTTCCCGGAGTATACGGAGTATACGAGCAACTGGCAGTCTCATTCAATGATGAATCTAGGTATTGAACTCGGATCGCATAGATGGGGAAGACGCAACCCCATAGTTCGGACGGCGATCCGCAAGGCGTTCGGCTAGAATCAGCCTCGACACTTGGCCGTCGTAGATTCGTAAGCCTGGCAACACGAGGCGGGGTGATAGTCGAGGCCCATGCCCGGAGAAGAAGTGAAGAAGACAAGACTGTTAACGGCTCATTTGCAACAGGGAACCGTGTGAGGTGCTAAATATTACTTATTTCCGGAaggggaaagaaaacaacacATGTAGGGACCAACTAACGATTTCTTTTCCAAGCTAACAAGGTTAGTGCTGTTTCGAATCCGAGCCTTCCTCGTGTGCGGTCACTTTCTATTCTATACCACTCGATTTCCTCGGTCTTTTCCTCTTGCTCACCTATGATGATTCTTTTCGTTATTTCGCCAACAGGAACTCTGGAAGCCACGCACACGACGGGGTCGTATTAGACAAGATACAAGGGCTGTGAAATCGAACTAGGGGAGGGAATATACGCCAAATTTGACAAAGATGGGACCATCACCGCTCGATCCATTCTCCTACTACGACGATTGGTTCTTCACGACGTTCCAATCGACCCCGTCCTGCCCCGGGTTCGGCTTGGCCTACTGTCCAGCGCCGGAAAAGGCGTGCGCGAGGGACCCCACGACGGGCCGGCGGTACTGCTGCGATGGGTCCAAGAAGGACACCAGCGTGTGCTGGACGCTCGCGACGGACTGCAAGCAGGACGGCAGCACGAGCagatgcggcggcggcggtagcAGCTCGTGGTGCTGCCTCGCGGGCACGGAAAAGTGCACAGAGACCAAGAACCAAGTCAACATCTGCTGGAGCACAGGCTGGGACCCGCTCAACAACGTCACGCAGGAGGACATGGCAAAGGTCTACAGCAGCCTGAGCTCGGCGCAGCCGTCGGCCACGTCGCTACCCTTCGACGTCGCCTCCATCATCagggcgacggcgacggcgacggtCACCGCGGGCAGGGCCCTCGACGACCCGGCgctcgccaccaccaccggccCGAGCGGCCCCCTCAGGCCCACGGGCCCGCCCGACGGATTCGGGTTTCGAAACGGCGTGACCAACCAAAACGAGCTCAGCGGGGGCGCGATCGCGGGCATAGTCGTCGGGGTGCTCGCAGGCGTGGCCCTGATCGTGGCCGGCGCGTTGTGGTTCGTCAGGCGGGAGCGGCAGAAGCAGCAGGAGGAGCACGTGTGCTCGCCCGAGACGGCGGGGgttacggcggcggcggcggtggtgccgGCCAAGGACGAGACCAATATCGATGCGGGGAATTCGAGCGGCTCGGACCTCGGGCCGGCCGAGATGGAGTCGGCGCAGATGCACCACGTCGTTCCGGACCGGGGGACGAGCGGCCAAGGCGACGGGCCTGTTCAGCGCGGGTCCGTCGGGCAGGACGACATGCTTTTTCAACGaggggcggtggcggcgcatGAGCTGCCGCCCGAGAACCAGCAGCCTGTCGAGCTGCCTGGGGATTGTGTGCCCAGGGTGATGCACGAGATGCCGACTGCGGACGAGGTCAAGAAGTCGGACTCGTGACTGGAGTGACGTTCGGGGGTGGGATTGCCCGATTTGGGGGAGTCATTTTGCGTGGTGTGTTACTTGTTGTTTTAATtgacctaccttaggtaccctaatctttgccgcaggcttttTGATACGTGTGATGGGCTGCATAAGATGGACTGGATTAATTTCAGAGCAGAGAGTACTAATGCAAGGTTGAAAGGATTACGAAAGGGGAAGGCAAGCCCTTGAAAATGCAGCGTCTACTCAGACACGAGCTGCAGGATGAGTTGCTAGGTACCCTGCATGAGGCGATCGTTGGTTCCCCCCCCACTTCCCTAAAAGTGCGTGCGGCTCCCAAAACAGCAAGACGTCAACCGCCATTTCCGTTTTCACCTTGGGCCCAGACCCAGACCTAGGTAGTTCTAGCGGGTTCTCAACCTCATTGCAGCAGGAAACCACAAAAAAATCTTACTTTGCTTTCGCAAACTTGTTCCACAATGGCTCCTCCATCAGTCGGTCCAAACAGCTCTCCTCGACACCAACCAAGACCTCCCATCCACCATCCGGCAGAATCGGGAAAACAACCTGCAGTCCGTTGATGACGCCCACGTGTGGCGACCTCACAGCTTCGACCCTGCCCAGCCTGGGTCCCCACTCCAGCCCGTACAGCTCAAAGCCGACCCAGCTCGTTTGGATGCAGTGGAAGCCGGGGACGTCGAGGAACGCAGTGGGCACCAGTCGGTTGACGTCCTCGAGCTTGGCCGCCAGCGTCATGACGTCGTCGGTGTGTTCCTTGGTCGCCCGCGCCACGGCCTTCCTGATGAGCACGGCCAGATCCGCCACGCTCGTCTTGGCCGAGTCCAGCATGTCCCGCACGCTGGCAGACGCGGCCACGTACTCGAGGAAGCAGCCCAGCGTGGCCGGGTGCACCGCCGGGTTCGTCCTCTGGCGCCCGTCGATGGCGACGTTGAACACGGAGACGGGGTCGCCCTCGAGCTGGTCGAGCATGTGTCCGTGCTGCACCGACATGACGGTCCGCCAGAGTAGGGCCGACAAGGCGTCGTTGGTCGACACCCAGTCCTGGCCGCCAATGTCCTGGAGCGCCTTGGTCTTGGGGTCGGCTTCGGTCTTGAGCTCCTTGAGCGCCTCGGGGGAGAAGTAAAAGACCTTGCCGCGGTGGGCATCCGACAGCATCTTAGGCGGCATGCCTGGAGGGGTAAAGGGCAGCACCGTGTATTCGGGGTGGTCCTCAGGGCGCCCGGCATTCTTGCCGCTCGGCTTCATGATCTGCTCACGGTCCGTCCACATGGCCGAGTCAAAGACAAGCGGCTCGGTGATTTCCACTCCTTCGGCTTTCCTAACCTCTTCGGCCCAGATGCGCATCCATTGGTGGAATGTGGTGCCGTCGCCAAACACATGCAATATGCACCAAGTCAGAACCAGTCCGCCCTCGATGAAATTTGCCTGCAGCAAAGAGATTGGCAGACGCTCGCCGGGCTGAGGCCACACTCCGCGCCGCATGACAACATCCGCCTCGAATGCAGAAACAGGAAAGCCCTTGTCCCGGAGTTGGGCGTGCGTCTGGCCAAACGTCTTCCTCAAGTCCTTGACGGTGATTTTATCGATTTCGTCGTCGGCCGGCATCTCGACCGGCTTGAAAACGCCCTCCTGGCCGGCGTCCGGATCCGGCATGGCCTCGCAGCGGAGGATTCCCATCCGCTCCTTGGTGGCGTCATAACCCGTTTGCAGGGCCGCTGCCACTGCTTCGAGGTCATAGTCCTCTGGGAGGGCAAAGTTGAAGACATAACGCAGGTACCCCTTGGGGCCGATGCGCTCTATTTGCGTCAAGCGAGGGACCTCCGGGAAGCTGGTGACGGAAGccattttttattttgttttattttttggtTTAAAAAGGGGGGTATATGAGAATAGATCCATGTGGTTAcacaaagggaaaaaagagaaaggaaCCGCGCGTCTTGGTGGTTGGTTGGCATGCAGATCAATATGATATGTGCTGGATGTCAGGCTAAAGACACCCCACCTATGGGGAAACTATTAACCTATAAGGGAAACACTATGATCCTTCGGGTAAACGGCAAAGGCCCCATTTCCCCAATCAGCAGTGTCCACCACGCTACTATCTGAGTAGGTGTTATTCGTATTTAAGACCTCCCTGCATCAACAGCAACGTTTCCCCTCACACCCCACGAAAGGCCCACTGATGTTGGTGAGGGTATGGAGATTGAAGATCCAATTAAGGGCTGTTGGGCTGTGGGCCCATTTAGGCCATAGTATGTGAGTCTATGTGGTAATTAGACACGACGCAACCATGTGCTAGGCCAGTATTGTCAGCAGAACACTGACCGTATCTCGCATCGAATTTATCCAGAAGCCAGTTCAGTCAGCTATCTGGTGGAATATTCCTTTAACACGTGTTTCGACGCACTTGTTTTCACCTGCTCggctactagaactagacctagtctagtctagaactaatgCAAGGGCAGGCAACTAACAGACCACATTTGTCAATCTCGCCTCATGCCACCAAGACTTGTCCTCTTGGcataaccaaaaaaaggaccCACTAACACAAGTTCAAACTCGGGACCTCTGAACCCTGGGAATTTTGTGGGCTGATAGGTACCTGGTCGTTATTCATCACCCTTCCACCAATCATGGCAAGTGTGATGGTCTGCGGTTGAACAAGTCTCGCGTGGGCTCGGCACAAGATGTGATGCCAATGCAAGTGATGTGTTGTGTACCACGGCCTAATGCCCTGTCAAAGTGGCAAGCTCCTGTCATTCTGCATCCCTGGTTATGGGATTTCCCGGTACGGCTTGGAGCCTACCAAACAGGAGGAAATGTTCCGATAGCCTCATGTTTCTTAAATTATTCTCTCTGCCGATCACCCTCAGTTCAATGGCTGGGGTTGTGCATACTTAGGTAGCAcactttgcttttttttctcctttttgtgtgtgtgcatgtgtgtgtgtgtgtgtgtctgGTCCCTAGGGGGTCTTTAAGTTCTTGGCCCATCTAGCTCTAAAACTAGTTCTAATCTAGTCTTTTTGTCCTGCGTGACACCTGGGTCATTTCTGCAAATCTGCAACACAGTACAAGGCAGCTCATGACGAATATGGACCCGGTAATACAAGCTGTGTTTGGGCCGGCACCGGATGGACTCGATCTGACCGAAAATCGAGGGCCTgctgattcggcggcagtgTCCGTCTTGTTGGTGTTGGCCGTCTGCGCCGTATTGGCACGCTTCATCTGCCGCTTCTACGCCCGCAATGCGTTTTTGGCCGACGACTGGGCCATTCTGGTCACACTGGCGTTCGTCGCGGGGGCTGCCGGGCTGACTATAGCAGgtaaacttttttttcccttccaaTGCAAGCAAGCAACCAAATCCTTTGTGCAAATCAGCAATCTGAGTTCTAACAGCAAGCAACTGCAACTTTTCCAATATAGGTGCCTCTAGAGGTGCAGGCAGTCACGTCTGGGCTTTGAACATCGACCAGATCCAAGAGATCTACCAAGTGCTTTATGTCTACACCTTCATCTACGGCGGCGCATGCGGCTCGGTCAAGTTGAGCATCCTCTTCTTCTACATGCGCGTCTTTGGAACGCGGGACCTGGTCACCAGCAGAGCCTTCAAGGGTGCCATATACCTCGGCATCTGCCTGTCGCTGCTTTATCCCATCACCATCTGGGTGACCATGGGCAACGTGTGCAGGCCGGTGACGCacttttggacgcagttcACGGGCACGCCGGGGGTCTGCATCGACATCAACACCTTCTTCCTCGCCCTGGCCGTCATCAACATGCTCATCGACTTTTACGTCCTCGCGATCCCGATCCCGCAGATCCTGGCGCTCAACATGAGCCGGCGCAAAAAGGGCGCCGTCCTGGGCCTGATGCTCATCGGCGGCTTCGTCTGCGTCGCCTCCATCCTGCGCTGCGTCTACCTCTCGGAGCTGTCCCGCGCCGCCGACGTCACCTTTGCCATGGGCCCCGTCTTCATCTGGTCCGCCATCGAGCCCTGCTTCGCCATCGTCGGCGCCTGCCTGCCGCACCTCGCCCCGCTGCGCAGGACCGTGAGGGAGAGGCTGGGCTACTCGGGGGACAAGTCGTCGcgccgcggcggcgacgtcggcggcggtgccggcagCAAGGGGAGCAGGAACGCCCCGCTGAACAGGGGCTCCAAGGGCGGGCACCGTCGGCTTCACGATGATGACATTGGCCTCACCGACATAAGCACCCTCGCCACCGCGGTTGCCACGACCAACGAGGGCGGCTCCGAGAGCGGCGATGATGCCGCTGGCGGGGCCAGGCCCATGCCGTCTGGGAAGAACGTCATCCGGGTGACGAGCTCGTTTTCACAGCGGAGTGACACATATGATGGGGATAGAAgggcatgaaaaaaaagcataagCCTGGTTTGGCAGGTTGGGATTTTTACTCGGCGCAAGGGTTTTGTATATGATGGGATAGATATATTTTGGATCACGGATATTTTGGGCAGCGCTTGCCAGTCGCATGCAAATGGGCCGCGACTTGTGTAAATAATATGATGGAACAATAAAATGGAGGCTCGGGCAATGTGCAAGCAAGAGGAATACCTAGCAAATTAGAGACCGATGACTGCTACAGTCGCTATGCGTTAGTTTCCATGGAGGCGCGCAAAGAAAGACTGActagatctagaactagttctggAAGGCAGGATAAACGCACTATCCATTACGGCGCCGACCAtaagctctttttttttctatagTGCGTGACAGTGGATTTGGTGCCCAGAAGCCCAGGTCGGGAACGAATGCCACCACACTTTCAGGAGTCATGCATGTGCATGCACACTTCTCGGCACCACACAAAAACAAAGGAGGTGTGCCTTCCCAATAGATGATGGCAACGCGACCACCCGAAACGGAAAGTAAGCACTAACCCCGaaatgattttttttcttcttcatttATCTCGCACCAAACAAAAACCAAATGTTTACTCTCTATGGGTGGGTTCTTCTATTTTCACCAGAAACAAACACAGCGTCTTGAGACGTCTAATGCTCTTTGAATCACTTTCCAACATTGTTCAACAGCTCCTATCCTTGTGTCGCCGGTGATGCAGTGACCTTTTCAAGCAAATACGATGCATGAATCCAAACCGAATTCGACGGCGGTGAAGAAAAAGGTATAAGCGGTGTTGCAATGGTGTTTGTAAGCAACCCAGGCTTGCCGGGATGTTTGCAACTTTTTGTCACGCCGCCTGACTGCGACGGGCGGGCATTTTGCTGCCCAGAGTAACGTCAAACGTGCATATTGCTGCGGTGGTTTGATGTTCCGTCGCTGCTATGCAGCTAGTCTAGGAATTGGCTGGCGTCTTGGCCAAAACCCCCAACAGGGCAGAGATTATCAATAATCGGCATGACCTTGTCGCTTGCAATTAATAATTCCTTCTTTTAAGTGTTTCCAGCAAGTCTATAAAATGTGATAACAACATGTTTGTTCTCTTTCTCATGAATTGATTGTTGGCAAAGGAGACTTTTAGAGGGAGCAAAACATTATCGCCAGCAATGTCGTCCACaaccacaacaacaacaacaacaacaacaacatctATCCGGCTCGAGCCTCTGAGCATCCCAACCACAAAcatcagcagcaacaccGCCCGTCAAAGAGGCAGTGCACACCCGGGTACGGCGTCTGCTCCGCTCGATCCGATACTCGAGGCGTCCCGGCAGGCCGACAGCCAAGTGCCGGAAGGCGGCTATGGCTGGGTGGTGGCGGGATGCTGCTTTGTGCTCTCTTTCTGGATCGTCGGCATCACGTACAGCTGGGGCGTGATGCAGGCAGTGCTCACGGAGCGGGGCCTCGCCTCGCCGTCGACGCTGTCCTTTGCGGGGTCCCTCGCGCCGAGCCTCATCTCGGCCATGGCGGTGATCAACGCGCAGGTGTTTCGAAAGATCGGCGCGAGGTGGATGGCCGCCAGCGGCATAGGGCTGCTGGGCGTGGGCATGATCCTCGCCGGGTTCGCCATCGACAGCGTGCCGGGCCTGTTCATGACCAACGGCGTCATCGTCGGCCTGGGCATGGGCATGTGCTTCTCCACCTCGGCCACCATGCCCGCCCAATACtttagccgccgccgcgggcTCGCCAACGGCATCGTGTTTTCCGGCGGCGGCTtcggcggcgccgccctCAGCGTCGTCTCAGACAAGCTCATCCAGCGTCTGGGTCCGGCCTGGACCTACCGCACCATCGGCCTCTGCATCCTGGCCACCGGCCTACCCGCCGCCTTTCTCATCAGGGAGCGCGCCGAGGCCAAGACGGCCAGGAAGACCGGCCtcggcaacagcagcagcagcgcccgCGGAATGGTGGAGTGGGCGCTCTTCAAGGACCCGGCCTTTGTGTTCCTCTTTGCCGCCAGCGCCATCGGCACCTTTCCCCTGCTCGTGCCGCCGTTTTTCATTCCGCTCTACGCGCAGCGGGGTCTCGGCCTGGCCTCGGCCACGGGTGCTGGCCTGCTCGCCGGCTTCAACTTGACCTCGGCCGTCGGTAGGATCGCGAGCGGGATCCTCTGCGACAAGCTTGGCGCCGTCAACACCCTCTTCAGCAGCTTCGTCATTGGCGCCATCAGCATGCTGGTGCTGTGGCCGGCCTCGACCAGCTTGGCTCCGCTAGCCGTGTTTGTGGTCGTCAACGGCGTGGCCAACGGTGCCTTTTTCTCGACCATGCCGACCGTCGCGGGCAACGTTTTTGGGTCGGCGAGGGTGGGTGTCGCCATGGGCATGCTCGTCACTGGCTGGGGTGGAGGCTATCTGATGGTGAGTCACCTCTTTCTTGTCTTATCTTGTCTTGTTTTGTGCATGTTGCCGCCTTGGAAATAAACtgaccttcttttttttcttttctgccaGGGCGCCCCCATCGCAGGACACCTTCTCGACGCTTATGGCGGCTCCGAAAATGGCCTCCAGGCCTACAGACCGGCCATGTTCTATGCAGGATCCCTGACCCTCGCATCTGGTACCTTTACCGCTTTGATGCGCTACCGGCTGACAAAGGCCTGGCTGGCCAAGATATAACTAAATTAGTTCTAGGGTTGTATCGTAAAGACCTAACTTGCCAGTGGTCAAAC
The Pyricularia oryzae 70-15 chromosome 1, whole genome shotgun sequence DNA segment above includes these coding regions:
- a CDS encoding IRE protein kinase — protein: MMRRPPGPVTHQQRKLLIAFAAILLPWLALVDAQQQQQQAAVPSLDSHALHGHKLDTRTIDTDIHIGSPRRGEEKTSRSDEGPRRRHESPRQRGEEMAQRHPNAAAATITRGIIETVKRKNTDINTRIPNKHDTLLIPDERALATVALDQLSVRAPEPFRDDLSSIKAGLATPHVARSLDDWEVEDFVIMATVDGDLYACDRHTGREIWHHKMDSPMVEVTLHRANVSVLDSDYSDIDHYLWIVEPTQDGQLYFYIPNRGLVPAALTIKQLVDEPFQGKNPDVYYAGDKNSAMLTLDVRTGKTVKYIGSRKNHIETKDSCIRRDNFMVSPDGDEECGNSGTITIARTEYTVSISNSEGLPIATIHYWEWKPNHYDMDLVAQYRSTMDNQYIATGANGVAYGFDHTRAPGNQQRFRHTFSSPVARVFDVLRPRGAPAGSSPDLKILPQPPMPFSDQADLDRRRSKVYLNRTETGGWYALGGVYYPLTEQSSEAVASKHRGAIEEDIWERMDDNILDKLLIGTHSLNGMPRDGRGDGNTGSNFQTLPGHQPDPVPDEQTASTSILPQFPRIPSGNTTEMIEKVRSLPLTVADLAGALFTNPLFIILGFFALLYKQDDMRKLYKEWKATKVGPESGRKSIEFSLASSKLDKKPADSSGIEVSDMTKDEEKLAPPADSTKLSDPAVLQSEADPVVTAGVVTPKAPELPTNPETSGSGDEKSARTADTDKQDATSQAGPSVKIEITPESGSKPGEASTGESVDGVAANGTPSPEPEKKKKAHRGRRGGTKHRKKKREGSVSRDDDPPQASVSEIVDKAKQLGDAPRRIEPDLRTIIDNVQDLTGPIYKMGSLEVNEDQQLGTGSNGTVVFAGKWDGRDVAVKRMLIQFYDIASQETRLLRESDDHPNVIRYYAQQSRDAFLYIALELCQASLAEVIEKPAYFKNLAQAGEKDLPNVLYQITNGLSHLHSLRIVHRDLKPQNILVNMGKDGKPRLLVSDFGLCKKLEGGQSSFGATTAHAAGTTGWRAPELLLDDDARDNTATMVDASMSSAHSGSGSVQGSSDVPNRRATRAIDIFSLGLVFFYVLTKGSHPYDRGDRYMREVNIRKGSFDLSRLEVLGDYAMEARDIVERMLSFEPSERPTARDVMRHPFFWSAKKRLAFLCDVSDHFEKEPRDPPSWPLQILEEAAPDVITSGDFLRQLPREFVDSLGKQRKYTGSRMLDLLRALRNKKNHYEDMPESLKKTVGPLPEGYLSFWTRRFDTLLINCWRIVIDCGWDETDRFRDYYDLPGT